Genomic segment of Chrysiogenes arsenatis DSM 11915:
CAGCGGCGATGGCAACATTTTGCCAATTTTAGGAATCAGTGGGAAAAGGTAAATTATCGCCAACCCAGCGGCTGTCATGGCGTAGACGTGCCAGGTAACATTGGTAAGTTCGGGAATCTGTGCCAGAAAAATCAGGATCGCCAGCGCATTGACAAAACCAATGACAACGGCACGGGCGACAAAGCTCATTAAGTGAGCGATCTTGAGGTAGCCAAGCACGATTTGGATCACGCCAGTTAGTAAGGTGGCGGCCAGCAGATATTCCAGCCCATGTTCTTTGACCAGCGTGACCATCAGTAACGCCATGGCTCCAGTAGCAGCACTAATCATCCCCGTTCTGCCCCCCACAAAGGCCATGACCACGGCAATACAAAACGAAGCGTACAAGCCGACCTTCGGGTCAACCCCAGCAATAATCGAAAACGCAATCGCCTCTGGGATGAGTGCCAACGCGACCACCACACCGGCAATCAAATCGCCGCGCACATTGCCAAACCACTCTTTTTTTGTCGATAACAGTACCAAAACAATTCCTCGTTCCATGGTAAATAGTATGCAAAACAGTACGAAAGCCTACTGACAACACGCCAAGCGTCATTCAGAAAACGGGGGACGCTAACAGAAATCAATATGGAGTGCACGGAAAAAAATGACATGACCGTGCACTGGGAAAATCCGCATGACTCACGGTAAACAACGCTTCGTTACGGGCACATCAATAGCATGGAAGTCTGCTATTACCGTTTTTTTGCGCGGAGATACAGGCGGCGCAACAGGTCGATAGACACCCCGCTATGATACCCCAAAAGCATACATTGATTAATGATAGTAGTACGGCACACACCGAGCTGCTGCCAGCGCCGAGCCGAGGTAATAACCGCGCTTGGTGCAAGCATAATGCGGCCGCACTGCCGCAGGCGACGCATGAAGGCATAATCTTCCATAATTGGCAGTGGCGGGAACCCGCCTATTTCCGCAAAAATCCGCTTTTCTAAAAAAATTGCCTGATCGCCGTATGGTAACTGAAGCCACTTGGCGCGGAGGTTGGTCATCCATGCGACAAGGCGCATCTGCCACCCACCGCCATCGGTTTGAAAGTGGAAGGCTCCCGCTACCGTCGCTGGATCTTGCAGCACCGCGCGGATCTGCTCGCCAAACTGCTCCGGCAAACGCGTATCGGCATGGAGGAAAAGCAAAATATGCCCAGATGCTTCTTCCGCGCCGCGGTTGAGCTGAGCAGCGCGGCCACCATGACAAATGAGCACGCGCGCGCCGTGACGTGCAGCCAGCGCGATGGTATCATCCGCACTGCCCCCATCGACGACAATGACCTCGCACCGCTGATCGTGCGGGATGGAAGCAAGGGTTTTTTCGATGATTGCTGCCTCGTTAAACGTTGGAATGACGATGGAAATTTTTGGCGCGTGAGCAAAAATTTCGGCAAATCGTTCGTCGTCGCGGAGCACCATAAGGTCTTCGGCGGTATCGACATCGCTGAGCATGGGCAATTCGGCAACCTGCAATCCATGCTGCTGGCAGATCTGCACCGTTTGCTGGCGCACAACATCAGTGCCCCAGTCTATCGCCTGAAACAGCGCCGCACACGGTTTTTTCAACCCTATCAAGTAGTATCCACCATCAACCGTTGGGCCAATAACCACGTCTGTCTCTGGCTTTTCGAGCTGGTCAAAAGCCTCTGCCAGCAACTGTGGGGTGATGGCGGGAATGTCGGAACCAAGGACAAGAGTAGCCGCACTACCATGAGCGAACGACTCGCCAAAGGAGTGGTGCAGCCGCGCACCAAGGTCGCCCAGTGGCTGCGAAGTGAAGTCGATATCGCTTCCCAACCAAGCGCGAAAGTCACGCGGATGGCCACCGGAATAACTGACGTGCAGGCGAATACCGTGAGCCGTGGTTTGGCGCAACTGCCGCGCTGTCGTGATGGCGTGCTCGGTCATGCGGCGTTGCAGGAGCGCCGCTTTTGCGGCACCCAGCGTCGGAATCAGGCGGGTTTTGGTTGTGCCCGCCTGCGGGTAGCGAGTGAAAAGAATGAGCTGTCTACTCACACTCGTCACATTTCCCGTCGCACCCTTTTTCTTTCGACGCTTTGCCTGAGCCTTTTTCTTTTTTCTCTTTGATTTTCTTGGGGTCACAGAGTTGTTTTTTCTTTTCCGCAACCGCTTTACACTTCTTACAGAGAAATGCCCCCGGATGCGGATCGGTCTTTGATTTCCCTTTTAGACAGGAACCCATACTTACCCCCTTGGTTGTGCTCTATTGGCGATGCGCTTGCGGCGCCACATATCCCACATGACTGTCGCGGCGATGAGCGTTAAGAGTACCTTGCCCTGCCATTCAAAGCGACCAATTTCGTAAATGGAATACGCTTCAATCAGGAGTGCCGGAGCCTTCCCAAGAGAGCTGGCAAGAAAAAACAGAAGAAAGGAAACTTTACCAACAGCAGCTCCCAACGTAGCAATAAATGAGGGGATAAACGGGAGAACGCGCAGCAGCAGTATGATCGAGAAGGCTTGCGAGCCGGTTGCTTTCACTAGCTTTAGCGCGCGTGGATAACGGCGGAGTGTCGTTCGGGCGCGACGGCGAAACCCTGCGCGATACACCCAAAAGGCAACACCAGCGCCAATCGCCTCGCCCGCAAACGAAATGAGTACCCCAGGCCAGAATCCAAAAACCAAAAGATTGGCTGCTGTAATCACAAACGTCGGTATGACAGCGCTAACGGCAATAGCAACATTGCAGGCGATGCTGATGGCGATAGCCCAGTACCCCCAGGAACGGAGAAAAATGACAAACGTATCAAGATATTCGTGCATGTTGGGAAATTGTGCCTTTCCATTAGTTAACATCTACTCTGTATGGCAGTCTAGCGCAGGTG
This window contains:
- a CDS encoding TIGR04283 family arsenosugar biosynthesis glycosyltransferase translates to MSRQLILFTRYPQAGTTKTRLIPTLGAAKAALLQRRMTEHAITTARQLRQTTAHGIRLHVSYSGGHPRDFRAWLGSDIDFTSQPLGDLGARLHHSFGESFAHGSAATLVLGSDIPAITPQLLAEAFDQLEKPETDVVIGPTVDGGYYLIGLKKPCAALFQAIDWGTDVVRQQTVQICQQHGLQVAELPMLSDVDTAEDLMVLRDDERFAEIFAHAPKISIVIPTFNEAAIIEKTLASIPHDQRCEVIVVDGGSADDTIALAARHGARVLICHGGRAAQLNRGAEEASGHILLFLHADTRLPEQFGEQIRAVLQDPATVAGAFHFQTDGGGWQMRLVAWMTNLRAKWLQLPYGDQAIFLEKRIFAEIGGFPPLPIMEDYAFMRRLRQCGRIMLAPSAVITSARRWQQLGVCRTTIINQCMLLGYHSGVSIDLLRRLYLRAKKR
- a CDS encoding TVP38/TMEM64 family protein, with product MLTNGKAQFPNMHEYLDTFVIFLRSWGYWAIAISIACNVAIAVSAVIPTFVITAANLLVFGFWPGVLISFAGEAIGAGVAFWVYRAGFRRRARTTLRRYPRALKLVKATGSQAFSIILLLRVLPFIPSFIATLGAAVGKVSFLLFFLASSLGKAPALLIEAYSIYEIGRFEWQGKVLLTLIAATVMWDMWRRKRIANRAQPRG